Proteins encoded in a region of the Leptolyngbya subtilissima AS-A7 genome:
- a CDS encoding HNH endonuclease domain-containing protein: MTNFISPQPTLEEYWRAIILFGKNSASYKFSLAKTLLDFAPQGKTTLKWDDLAVPFSRHISEHLRTADRQGTSSSSQFLRACRNFNEGLISKDELINETVKRGFTNVIEAFHTVGNEPINTRFFEGDRRKNPGIVLTDNLYRLLEGEQRDSLPHEVEARWRLVESSWGLDLSEHLISVEYASNDSGILRSNLKLGRVTVTSCRDALNGYQKGKCFYCFNNISISSISPNLCDVDHFLPFVLAKERILVGLNGIWNLVLSCQSCNRGQNGKFDRIPAIKYLKRLHRRNEFFIGSHHPLRETLMSQTGLKTDARGKFLQENYKTAKQHLIHEWTVKHEIQPASF; this comes from the coding sequence ATGACTAATTTCATTAGCCCACAACCGACTCTAGAAGAGTACTGGCGAGCGATAATTCTTTTTGGAAAAAATTCAGCTTCATATAAATTCTCCCTTGCAAAAACACTGCTTGATTTTGCACCTCAAGGGAAAACAACGCTCAAGTGGGATGATTTAGCAGTTCCCTTTTCTAGACATATCTCGGAGCACTTAAGAACAGCAGATAGACAGGGGACAAGTTCTTCCAGCCAGTTTTTAAGAGCCTGTCGCAATTTTAATGAGGGTCTAATTTCTAAAGATGAACTTATAAATGAAACCGTAAAGCGGGGGTTTACGAACGTTATTGAAGCTTTTCACACTGTTGGAAACGAGCCAATAAATACTCGCTTTTTTGAGGGGGATAGACGAAAGAACCCCGGTATCGTTTTAACAGACAACTTATACCGCCTTTTAGAAGGTGAACAACGAGATAGCCTACCTCATGAGGTTGAGGCAAGATGGCGGTTAGTAGAATCTTCCTGGGGGCTAGATCTCTCAGAGCATCTTATCTCAGTAGAATACGCCTCAAACGATAGTGGTATCCTACGTTCTAACTTAAAATTAGGCCGTGTCACAGTAACTTCATGCCGAGATGCGTTAAACGGCTATCAAAAAGGAAAATGCTTTTACTGCTTCAACAACATATCTATCAGCTCTATATCCCCTAATTTATGTGACGTAGATCATTTTCTACCATTTGTCTTAGCCAAAGAAAGAATTTTAGTTGGACTAAATGGTATTTGGAATTTGGTACTTTCCTGTCAAAGCTGCAATCGTGGGCAAAACGGAAAATTTGATAGGATCCCCGCAATAAAATACTTGAAAAGGCTTCATAGAAGAAATGAGTTTTTTATCGGTAGTCATCATCCACTAAGAGAAACGCTGATGAGCCAGACTGGCTTAAAGACTGACGCAAGAGGTAAGTTTCTTCAAGAAAACTATAAAACTGCGAAACAACACCTTATTCATGAGTGGACGGTTAAGCATGAAATACAGCCAGCGTCTTTCTAA